TTAAAAAACACTTTTGAGATATATAGAATGCATAATAAACCATTACTAAGAAAACCTCTTGACTGCATGCATGTGATACGCACTTCGTGTAATGAAAATCTATTTTTCGCAGTTCCTTTATAGCCTCTTGTGATTCGTTGCTATACAAACACTGAATGGTGTCATTCAAATTGAACCAAGCGAAGCGACATTCCATTATCATTTTTGCACTATCCACAAGAATACCAAGAAAGGCGCTCCTATTTGCCAGCGTTCGTTTGAAGAGAAATTGCGGGaatcattttgaaaaataaatgcctCCATTAGAAGCCCTGCCGTGGCTTTTCATGCGATTAATTTTTCGTTCCTGCAATTCGCATAGCTTTTTGCGTGTTGGTAAGTGATAAACAAGCCACTGAAACGTGGAATATTAAATCCACACATATTTTGTTTCGGATTGGCTCGAATATTAATATAGGTGGAAGAaacaattaatttaaaattagttATGAAGTTTATTAACTAGCGGAAACTGATGGAAAACTGAACAAGAGAATAACACATATTGCATATACCTATAGTCTTCCATCATTCTTGACCAACGCAGTAGTGCTTATTTACGCGGATGATGTAAAGATTTTCCAGCCAGTGAAACACATCGCTGACTGTCATCTGCTTCAGCAGGATTGGGACAATTTTGAGAGGTTCGTCGAGAACAATGGACTGAGCTTAAACCCCAACAAATGCTCCGTTATGACCTTTACAAGGAGAGTTAAGCCAATGATCTCCGACTATAGGCTGGGAGGTTCGAATCTACAACAAGTAGAGAATGTTCGTGACTTAGGCGTGACGATGGATCGATCTCTTTCGTTTAATTGCCACATAGAGCGAATCGTCAAAGAGCGCTGAAACTATTTGCCCTCACTCGTCGAATCGGGCAGGACTTTACCGATCCGCAAGCAATCCTTAAAATTCACACCTCCATACTCGAATATCAAATATAAACTGAAAATAAATATACCTGAGATTATATTGAAGCAGTATGTAATATGGTATGCAATACTACAAGCAAGTATTTTGTGTGAGCTGCATGAGTGGAATTTAATGAAATATACTCCCAATGTGGCCGGTTGGTAATATACTCTTCTCATTATTATTCGCACGTGCAAGGTAACAGTTTGCAGCATTCCACATTTAGCACGCATTCCTGAGTCTCGAACAAACTCGAACCAACCCATGGTATATGTGTACGAAACATATTGACGTTGTCTTCATATCACGTTTGCTCTCAATAATCAAGCGCCCGACTGTTTATTTTAAAACCTGACATCGCATTTGTGACTGAACATATTTACAACAACAGTCCTATGTAAACATGTGTTACGATCCCGGGAGCTAGTGTTTCCAATCAATCAACTGCAGAACCAATTGTaacttttgaagaaaaaaaaatattactgatatttcagttgattgaaGAAAAACATGTGGTGTGCATCCGATTCGACACTGGACTTGATAGCAATCGAGAATTGATCGATCCAAGGGGAAAcccaaattgaattgaattttgttaaCCTTGGAAGTTTTCCAATTGGCATCTTGGTCGATTGATGATTCGTTACATAAATTTGAGATGTTCCAAAGACAGATTTATTTTTCTATCAATAATTACTTCACTTCTGTGGACGTCTTCGCTATACTTTAATTCATAGTCCtacactgccgttctatgcATAGTTGTACCATGTTACTTCAcgaaaattttcacttttctccataaaatgatatttttatgaATAATCTTCCAAAAAAACTTGTTGTTTGTTCCGTTTTTGTAATTCTATGCATaattgtcccaccatgtatttttaaaccgtaaccaagcttgattgattcaagtgtcacatttcattaaacaatagtttactgcttatgAAAAACCCGATGTATTGCCAAACTGAAAAGCATGAAGCTTCtgatagacaaatatgctagataACTTTGAtggcgtttttctcagttgctgattttggaacaacTATGAGTAGAATGGCAATACAgagaaaattcaatttaaaaagaaatccaaaggactgaaatattacttttttcatttaCAGAGTTTATGCTGAAATATCAAATTGTACTTCATTCCCTATCGTATCTTGCAGACTAGCGATGACGATATTAATAAGATAGATCTGAAATATCCAGAACATTGAGTCGGACGTTTTTCGATATTCGAATGTTCGATTATGCCTGAGTCGTGCTCccttggtcgagtggttagcgtcataacttacatgctgggtgttcgggttcgattcccgttctggtcgggggaatttttcgtcaaagaaatttcctccgacttgcactgtgatcacgcgtattctagagcttgccactcaaaatgcattcaaggcgtgttatttggcatagaaatctcaactaagtactaataaaaatgacgcaagtaatactacgttgagacggcgaagttcctctaggaacgttagtgccattggagaagagagagagagagaattaTGCCTGAGTCAATGAATGGCAGTTTTCAAAGATGAACCAGCCGACGGCTGGAAATCTCtcaaataaagacaaaaaaagattcaacagttcggctgaaaagtttattaggtaacacagtaaaactatttttttttgcaaaattcaattttaatattcAACATAATCGCCTTCGAGggtgatacagcgattatagcggtCTTGCAactttttatagtactctttcggtttttcctcaaaataggccagAGTTTCGGTAGTCACATCGGTCTTAAATTCCTTGCCAaagagcattctcttcaggtctgcgaacataAAATAGACGCTGGGGGGCAGATTTGGAGAATAGTGGATGCAGTGGATgcagaagcaattcgaagcccaattcatgcaattttgtcaTCAATACAccaaattcggatttttccatttttttcacaataacaaaagtggcttcactttcaatgctgtaactcatgaACCAaacgaccgattgctgtcaaattttgacacgtatccattggaagatggtgctttgtgagagtcaagtagatttttgcaataggcgccatctagacgtcaacctaatgaacttttcagccgaactattACGGCGGTCAGCCTCTTGTGTTCAGAGGTTCTGAACAGAGGTGGTTATCCCATGTGGGTTCAGAGGTGTTATCCCATGCGTTGCAAAGTGAAGTGACCGAAGCATCAAGAATAGTGGGGAAGCAGCACCCCCCGGCGAGACTGGATCGGTGAACTATCAAACCAGGTACAATAGAACAGTGTTAGCTATTATTGTGCTATTGCCATTATATGCAGATAGGAGCGCGTGTTTTGGTATCTCTCCCAGAATAGGGTTGTATAGAACCATTTAATTCATTAGTTTCAGTTATCTATATAAGAATTCAAACTGAAAATAATAGTTTTTTTGATTGAGACATTTTTCCATGTGTGGGTGTGTAAATATTAGACAATAAGACAAAAAATTTTGTATAATATCCTAGTTTTGTATAACATCAAGTGAACTTTACACACGAGAATAGGGGGGCGTATGCTAATGGGCGAATATCTTACATTACTCAAAAGAGAAGGTTTATACTCCTCTCTCTCTATGGTTATTTATTCTATCTCCGTATTAACTACTGCAGTATGGAATGAGAGTATCAATTGATAACACCCAACAATGGAAGACTGAAGAACCACGCAAATGaaattgttgctgataagcatttcgCTTCCGAATATCGCACATTTATTCCTTGTTGGCCCCGCCTTCCTTGACTACGGTATAgtagacaaattgaggctaccggtgcgactcttcgtgccaaaaaTGCGAATcatttggtcacacagcagcttattgcgccatcaaggagcgctgtgccacttgtaGAGAACAGCATGCGACAGAGCAAAAGTGGCCCATTGCGAGGGaaccccacacgcgctctcagcttgtaaaacttacaagagtcactgggagaaacagaagcgttCTTTGAAGGAACACTTGAAGCACACgcttgcggaaattttaaagggcgcttctctactggcccaacaacaacaaccaatctctaCCAATCACGCAATATCTTCGGCATTATTCGTCCCATTAACATTGGGGATTGGGATCACAAGGAATTCCTTCCAAACCGTTGGCACGTGTCCAGTTTGTAGGGATTAACCTATTAGGCCCAGTAGATCGTatccaatgacatgaaagcaatcttgtatcacttttgcgttgacattagCGATACCAAGcaatttttgcaatgaaaaacaaatatcattTCACCCAGCAAAAGTGACGGGTGGAAAAGAATCTAGtcttcaattgatattaatcggctgtattatttcgtcaggttTACTGATCAAGTCAATACTTTTgttgatcagcagaacactattgacgaaataaCTGTTGGATTTATCAGCAATAGTTTGGCCTAACTGCTCTTTTGACTCTTCGAAAACTATGGATCGCGGTatactatttttagaatttaatattttttttcaataatctcCATAGTTCTTTACTATTGTTTTGATATTCATCGActttcctctgtatatattcacttctagtctttttcaaggttATCATCGATCTGAGTtcattccaacgatcttcgaagcaaagtatcGGCGAATCAATTGTGGTAAAACGTACTCTACCGTACTCTATGAACGCGTTCACAGTATTTGGAATGTTCAACTCTATATTATATTATCTCTGAGTTAGTCTCAAACCGGGGTTCAAAAGTCTGAAAGTCTCCCACCtgctcccgactcatgtccaatcactgttcgttagatgcgctactcttccGTTCCAATCTTGcagcaacaatctttgtgtttgtgacCTAGGTTGTTTgatcgtgcgaggtgtatctggtcgccagatcaaatttagaaaacaaacaaaaaagaaaacaatttaGAAAACACTTACTAATTTACTAATTGAATTTAAGGTATCTAAATTCCATTGggttaaaaaatattacactaaagtcgctttttacgcggtttttttttgcgcggtttttttttacgcggctttttttacgcggttttagggatttacgcggtttttttttacgcggattttggaatttacgcggtttttttttacgcggatttcggaatttacgcggttttttttacgcggatttcggaatttacgcggtttttttttacgcggatttcggaatttacgcggtttttttttacgcggatttcggaatttacgcggtttttccaAAAGAATCGATTTATACGCGGTATGTTGTATTTTCTTCTCAATTTGTTCATTTGTAAGACTTAAGTACGTTTGCTTCAATATTTGGagccaaattcattttttctatgtttgtcTCCTGGGAATTGAGTTAAATAACTGTGGTTTGCTCGAGGTTAACACGGTATATCTGAGGGATAAGATTTAGTATTCTCGTGATAACGTTGTCGCAATCTTGGCGAAATTGGTACCTGATTCTGGGTTCGATTTCAGCTAGCGTTGAAACGATTTTGGTAACCGAATGGAAAAAGAATAAACAACAATAGTGTAAGTAATGTGAGCTTGATcccctttttttgtttcggatgtatttcagcgaaattttataTGTTTCAACACAAATTTAATATGAAATATCTTTTGTAAATTTTACTCAAAAGACTCCAAGCGatatgaattcaaaaaaaatttcaagagaTGTCAAACACCAATCTAAAAAATGTGAAAGATATGTccccgttttttatttttatttatgacaCTCAGCCTTTGGCTAGTTCGTCATTTGGACCAACGTCCTTactgtttttttaattaaatcgtttatttttacaggctcagttgcataagtttaaaggagccaaattcatcactatattttaactagaatatattaacatgtttccttaattctatggttaataaaataggaaaccgattactcgcggtcgactcgagtttagaagggtgacacattttcattaggaaaaggatgggatgtaaggacattttaacaatgttcacattcatacattcatacattctcattcacactcacacttcacactcaattcttgaaaactatccttacatctaaaatgTATTGCGTCCTTACTTGATTTCCGTAGAAAGCAATGATCGAAAATTCTCCTCTGGTGACATATTTGTTGGAGGGGAAAATGTTATGATTGTTAAATAGgaatttatttgttcatttaggAAAAACCAGTtctacattttctttttttgcgcTATTTGCTTTCCCAGATTAAACGTGGGCGTTAAGTGTTAAATTTACTCACAGTACCGGACAGAAGTATGTAACATCGTATattttttgactgtcactttacaATATGTCAAAAGATTTGTCGGATATTTTGATCAATGGTTGAATAAGTATTCGAAATTCATTTgtgtaattttgaaaataatctattGAACGAATGAGAGATACCACTTTTAAGCAATGTAATTCCTTTTGAAAAGcctaatttgaaaattgagttACTTGAAGCACCCTTAACCATATGTGGTGAAGTTTTTTGCCGTAGTAATCGAGATGGtttgtttcaaatgtttgtaTAGAAATAAATACAGTTTCGAgggttcaagtttttttttactattctgGAGAAAAGGATGCTATCTATTTGCGTCCGATCTTAGCGATTGTTCTTCATCTACcagtaaaaatatgtatattcgtgATTCACAAAGGCTATTTACTTTTTCCAAAGAAAGACTGCCCCAATCGGACATAAGACAACCTAATATTTCTCCACGGTGAAAAAGTTCAAACGCTTTTTGCTTTTTTCTGAActgaatttgttcatgcatattATAGCATTTCATAGAAGCAGATATCATTTACTACGACTCAAAAGATAGACACATTTGGTTGATGGAGCTCAAAGtactgttttgtctcaaattccgaacacttaattttcaaatgtaaatttactaaactttaatgttataaataatagaataatgaAAGCCTTGACATTGTTTGAGGTATTGGCTACATTCAAAtaacatttacaggtatcgatacagcttaTAATTCATaagactaagcatttgcaaaaaatgtgtcGAAACCAATAACAcattgtttgcgttagcaaattccgcagtttttcagtttttgtagttgtataactattttgtatgctgttttcatgttaagtgctataaAAGGTATGGATCTACTAGAAATCTTTTATGCAGACATCTTCTTTAAAATTAGTATTAAAGTAGtgatcggaatttgaatcaagtttcgacgcatgattcatattccgaactgtAGTTTGGATACTctattttcaggcaaatacaGCAATAGTCCACAAATTAGGATGCAAGTACAGTCCAATTGTGGAGCAACTGATGTAAAGATGTTTGTAAGCTCCGTTCTTGTAGCACATAGTTCGCAGGCGCAATCCAACGAAAGCAAAATGAATTTTCTTGGTcaggttttcaactaaaaccacaataatgAAACCGGATTTCTGAAGTAATATATTcactctattatatacagagtcgattatatactgacacGATTATCTatggttcgattatatacaattttggactataATACactcagtttgaaaaaaaagtcttatATCTCAAATAGccttttttcaagaaagaaaaaaagtaatatttcaaagttaaGGTGAAAGTTTATTGGATATTATAAGTACAATGGAGTAAAAACCGTGGTAATTAGGAAATTCTAATTGAAgactcaccaggaattgtttaaaatgatattgctgcggaataagaaaatataggagctagatgtcgaagaacaaattatagagcgTTCAGAAAGCTtcaattaaatttcaagaaacaatcaagtttattatgcattttttttttttgataaaattaataacaaatTAAAAACTTTAGAGTTTTTGTCGCTCTAATTGTTGATAAAATTTaccaatttagatgtttcatataaaatacaaaatatagaaacatagagtaacattttttctcatttttcgaaCAGTACAACCAATTTTGCCaagttttcgtaactattgattgtacttgttttttatagtttatatggttgcgtgaccaagggcactatattttaaatatttttttcttgaaagcttcttctttctagaaaaaagttatttatagaaaaagagaaaaatctgatttttcggaccatcggcaaactcataactcgaaaacgataaaaatcacatttctgattttcgatTATCTTGTGTGGAAAAACCAGAActttcaagaaacataaaaaaatatagcgtccttggatcatgtaaactataagcaaacaaatacaatcaataattacgaaaacaaaatccaactgttttgctagtataacattttttcaagaaagactagctaattggctttaatttgatatatcgatcatgtgaagcggtccagtagttcgaaagtaattttttcaaattgcatttttgcaatttgaaaaaattacaatacaaacaaatgttttcggaatttagacaaatttaattaaacatatttttagttttttaccatgATATTTTTACCAATGTATtcataaatcaattttattgtagtcaagtgGAAAAAAGAATTTCTTTTATTGATCTAATCACTATCATTAGCAACACGTGGATGTTTGCGGTTAGATGATGTGGCGATATCTTCCTCATCCGAAGAAATCGGACGAGATCGTCTGCGTTCCAATGGTAAGCTGAAATCCTCGTCATCTGTAAAGATATTATTAAAATACTTTTCACTTTAAACATCAATGTCACTACCTTCATCGATAACTGTTGGCtgtgttttttcgttcaatCTATTGTAGCGAAGCATACACAGTTTCAAATCATTCCGAAATGAAACGGCTCTCTCAACACAAGGATCCTTTTCCATAAAATGTTTTACGAGGGTATCCGCTAATTTATTCCCGTCTTCGATATCACATGGCTTGATATCCCGGTCTTCATCGTCCTCTAAAGGCTCCGATGTGACTAAACTCTGCATCAGTTCATCATCTTCAATTTCGGTGTCTTCAAGAAGCTCTTCAACGTCTCTACTATCCATATCTTTGAATCCTTTCCCTCCAATTGCATGTGCCAGAATGAGAATTTCTGATTCTTCCACATTTGAAGGGTCTGTTGAACCAGCTTTCACGCATTCTGGCCATAGTGgcttccagcacgaattcaatgtTTTAGATTTCATAGAAGACAGAGCCTTTCCTATGAACGTCAGAGCGTCTCTTATCTTAAATTCTTTCCACGCTTGAATTACCGTCATCGTTTCATCGCTTTCAAGCTTTTCGAGGATGTACCGAAGACATTGTTTAATGTACAACTTCTTGAAAGCAGCAATTATTCCTTGATCTTGAGGCTGTAACAAAGAAGTTGTATTCGGTGGAAGAAACACAACTTGAACGTTTGGGTGCTTGATAACTAGGTGTCCTGGAGCGTTATCCAAAATCAAAAGCACGTGGAACTCCAAACCTTTtccttccaagtatgttttcacTTCCGGAATAAACATATCGTAAAACCATTCCTCAAAAACGGCTTTTGTGACCCACGCTTTAGTGTTAGCTTTCCAGTGCACTGGCAGTTTGTTGAAATCAGCCCCCTTCAACGAGCGGGGCGTCATAGCACGATTGATCAATAGCGGTTTCAACATAAGGTCGCCTGAAGCATTACTGCAAAATAACAGGGTAACCCTGTCTTTGGCCGCTTTGAAACCACTGGCATATTGCTCCTGCTGCGTAATGTAGGTACGAGACGGCattcttttccaaaaaagacccgTTTCATCTCCATTGAACACTTGGTCACCATGATACGCACCTTCTTTTATGATCTTAGCGAGCTTTGGAGGAAAACTATTTGCAGCCGAAACATCGGCCGATGCGGATTCACCCTTGATTTTAACGTTGCGAATGGAATTACTACGTATAAAGTTATAAAACCATCCCTTACTCGCGGTAAAGTCTTTCTTTTTACTTGAAGACGGCTCATTCTTCTCTAACCAAAGGTAAAGGCTCAAAGCTTTCTCCCTTATTAATTCCTGATCCAAGGGTATTTTCTTCTGCGCGTGATCTTCGATCCACATATGAAGTGCCTTTTCCATCTTGACCATCAATGGATCTCGTGTATATGATGAGGATTTTGTTGCATAGAT
The Toxorhynchites rutilus septentrionalis strain SRP chromosome 2, ASM2978413v1, whole genome shotgun sequence genome window above contains:
- the LOC129768922 gene encoding tigger transposable element-derived protein 1-like, which translates into the protein MASQKTAFKKNRSRVSLSLEMKLNILDALQDGKSVANVGRNLKINESTVRTIKKNQDSIRQTAAQGTIYATKSSSYTRDPLMVKMEKALHMWIEDHAQKKIPLDQELIREKALSLYLWLEKNEPSSSKKKDFTASKGWFYNFIRSNSIRNVKIKGESASADVSAANSFPPKLAKIIKEGAYHGDQVFNGDETGLFWKRMPSRTYITQQEQYASGFKAAKDRVTLLFCSNASGDLMLKPLLINRAMTPRSLKGADFNKLPVHWKANTKAWVTKAVFEEWFYDMFIPEVKTYLEGKGLEFHVLLILDNAPGHLVIKHPNVQVVFLPPNTTSLLQPQDQGIIAAFKKLYIKQCLRYILEKLESDETMTVIQAWKEFKIRDALTFIGKALSSMKSKTLNSCWKPLWPECVKAGSTDPSNVEESEILILAHAIGGKGFKDMDSRDVEELLEDTEIEDDELMQSLVTSEPLEDDEDRDIKPCDIEDGNKLADTLVKHFMEKDPCVERAVSFRNDLKLCMLRYNRLNEKTQPTVIDEDDEDFSLPLERRRSRPISSDEEDIATSSNRKHPRVANDSD